A stretch of DNA from Fusobacterium sp. DD2:
GTTTACCGCTTTCTCGCGGACAAGATATATATTACCACAGATACATATTTTCGTCAACAACTTTTTTGTATTTTTTTTATTCTTTCTTACAATTTAAATCATCTATTTTCTATAATTTCAACACAAAGATAGGATTTTTCTATCTTCACAATATTTCTACCGATATTATCCACTTTCTACTTTTATATATAAAGATATGTAATATTTTTATATCCAATTCAAATAAAAACGATAGTAAAAAAAGAGGCTGTGCATTTCTAATAGTATAAAAATAAAATTCTCTAAGCTATCAATAGTTTCTATTTATTTTGCTCACAGAAAGAAAATCCGAAACTCACTACGTTCAAACAGTCGGATTTTCAGTATTCTGTTTCGCTGCATAAATTACAAAACTATCTCTAATGCCAAGAATTTTATTATTTACAAATTTGCAACAGCCTCTTAATCAATATTCTTCTTTATATAAAAGAAAGAAAAAATGCCAATAGCGACAAAATCAAATTCTGTCACTACTGGCATCTATCTCAATATTTTATTTTACAACTATATTTACAATTTTGTCAGGTACAACTATCAATTTTACAAGTTTTTTACCTTCCATATGTTTTTGAACATTTTCAAGAGCAAGAGCTTCTTTTTCAACATCCTCTTTAGCAGAACCTCTTTCAACTTCAATAGTTCCTCTAACTTTTCCATTTACTTGAACAGCCATTACTACTTCAGAAGTCTTAAGTAGTTTTGGATCATATGAAGGCCACTCAGTATTAAATAGGTATCCTTCTCTTCCTATTTCAGACCATAACTCATCACAGATATGAGGAATGAATGGAGATAACATAACTAGGATTTTTTGGATTACGTCATCAAATATCTTCTTAGATTCAGAAGTTCCTTTTCCTGCATCCATAATGTTGTTTTTATAGTCAAGAGTGTCATTTATAAGTTCCATAGTAGCTGCTATTGCAGTGTTGAAGTGGTAGTCATTCTCTATAGAATCTGTAACTCTTTTAATTGTCTGGTTCATTTTTATAAGTAAAGCTTTATCTTCTTTATTTATCTTAGACATATCAACTGGAGCTGGATCTAGATTATCTTTGTTTTCCATTACAAGTCTCCAGATCTTAGTTAGGAATCTGTAAGCTCCTGCAAGTCCGTTTTCACTCCATTCCAACTCTTTTTCAGGTGGAGCAGCAAACATTATAAATAGTCTTGTTGTGTCAGCACCATATTTAAGTACCATCTCTTCTGGGTCAACACCGTTATTTTTAGATTTTGACATCTTTTCCATCTTAGTAACTAGCTCTTCACCAGTAGATTTCAAGTATGCTTTATCCCCTTTTACATCTACATCTTGAGGGAATATAAATCTTCTTTCTTTTTCAGAATAGTAAGATTGAGAAAGTACCATTCCTTGAGTAAGAAGTTTTTTGAATGGTTCATTTGCTGAAACAAGTCCTAAATCTCTTAGGATTTTTTCAAAGAATCTAGCATATAGAAGGTGCATTACAGCATGTTCTACTCCTCCTATGTATTGGTCTACTCCCATCCATTTATCAACTATCTCTTTACTGAATGGCTCTTTATCATTGTGAGGGTCACAATATCTTAAGAAATACCAAGATGAGTCAACAAATGTATCCATAGTATCTGTATCTCTTCTTGCAGGTCCTCCACAAATTGGGCAAACTGCATGTTTAAAGCTTTCTGAAGTTTCAAGTGGGTTTCCTTTTCCATTAAATGATACATCTTCTGGTAAAAGTACTGGAAGATTTTCATCTTTTTCAAGAACAGTTCCACATTTTTCACAGTATAATACTGGAATTGGAGTTCCCCAATATCTTTGTCTTGAGATTCCCCAGTCTTTAAGTCTGTATTTAACAGTTCTCTTTCCGCAACCTTTATTTTCAACATATTCAGCAATTTTAGTTTGAGCTTCTTTAGAGTTCATTCCGTCAAATTCACCAGAATTTGTCATCACTCCCTCTTCAGTAAATGCTTCAGTCATTGTTGCAGGATCTAATTCTATAGCTTTTCCAGTTTCTTTATCTACTGGATTGATTACTACGTTTTTAGGAAGATTATATTTTTTAGCAAAAGCAAAGTCTCTTTCATCATGACATGGAACAGCCATTACAGCACCTGTACCATAGTTCATAAGTACATAGTCAGCTACCCATAGTTCAACTTTTTTACCAGTTATTGGGTTGATTACATGCCAACCTGTAAATACTCCTCTTTTTTCTCTTCCCTCTGCTGATCTTTCAATAAGATCAGTGTTTTCCATCTCTTCTACTTCTTTTTTGATTCCTGGATTAACTTTTAATATTTCAGATACAATTGGGTGTTCAGGAGCAACTACACAGTATGAAACTCCATATATAGTATCTATTCTTGTAGTGAACATTGGTAGATCTTCTCCAGTTTCAGCCACTTTAAATACTATCTCTGTACCGAAAGATTTTCCAATCCAGTTCTTTTGCATTGCAAGAACTTTATCAGGCCATCCACCTTTTAATTCTTTATGTCCATCTAATAATTCTTCAGCATAGTCAGTAATTTTGAAGAACCATTGTTCTAATTCTTTTTGAATAACTGTAGTTTTACTGTGTCTCCAGCATTTTCCATCTTCAACCTGTTCATTTGCAAGTACTGTATTACAGTCTGGACACCAGTTAACAAATGATTTTTTCTTATAGATAAGTCCTTTTTCATAGAATCTTTTGAACATCCATTGGTTCCATTTGTAATATTCAGGTTTGCAAGTAGCTATCTCTCTATCCCAGTCATAAGAAAATCCAAGCATATTAAGCTGTCTTTTCATATTTTCAATATTTGAAATTGTCCATTTAGCTGGGTGAGCACCATTTTGTATAGCAGCATTTTCTGCTGGTAGTCCAAATGAGTCCCATCCCATAGGATTTAGCACATTGTACCCTTTCATTCTTTTATATCTAGCTATAACATCTCCCAATGTATAGTTTCTGGCATGTCCAACGTGTAATTTTCCTGATGGATATGGCAGCATTGCAAGTAGGTAATAGTTTTCTTTTCCTTCTACTGAGTCATAAGTTTTGAATATGTTACCCTCTTGCCAGTTCTTTTGCCACTTGGCTTCTACTTCTTTAAAATCGTATTCTCTCAACAATCTCACCTCTATCAAACTTTCAAAATTTTAATTTTTAATTTCTTCATAATTTATCATCTTAGATTATTCTACTTTTTAGTACCCTAGTAGGTACTGAGCCATAATTCGCTCTTTCTTTTAATTCGTTGAAAACTGTTATCAATAGTCTTTGGTGATTTATTTAACTCCTCAGCTATCTCTTTATAGGAAAATCCCTTAATCATATATCCAAATACAACCTTTTCAAAGGGACTAAAATTACTTTCAACAAATTTTTGAAAGTCAGTAATCTTCTCCTTTGATAAAAATATCTCTTCAGGATTGTATTTAATTGTAGAATACAGATTTTTAGGATATGTCTCATAACCATTTTCATTTTCCAGATTATTCCCGCTTGCAGCATTAAGTGCACTGTTTTTCTGTGCGTTGGAACTTCTCACTGCTGTAAGTATCTGTCTTCTTATGCAAAGTGTTGCAAAAGTCTTAAAAGATGCCTTCCCCCTTGTATAAGCCTGTATAGCCTTAAGTAAACCTATTGTCCCCTCTTGAAGCAAGTCATCCTGTTCAGCACCTATCAGAAAATAATTTTTAACATTTAGAAATATCAGCTTTTTATATTCTCTAAGTATCAAATTTATTGCTTCTGAATTACCATTTTGTGCCTTGGCTACTACTTCGTCAGTTATTATATTTTCACTCATACCTTCTTCCCTTCACTTATCCAAAATAATTTTATATAAATCTGTTTTTTTACTCAAATGATTTTACTATCTCAGATAGTATAATTCCCCCTGCTACTGATACGTTAAGTGAGTTGATTTTAC
This window harbors:
- the leuS gene encoding leucine--tRNA ligase, yielding MREYDFKEVEAKWQKNWQEGNIFKTYDSVEGKENYYLLAMLPYPSGKLHVGHARNYTLGDVIARYKRMKGYNVLNPMGWDSFGLPAENAAIQNGAHPAKWTISNIENMKRQLNMLGFSYDWDREIATCKPEYYKWNQWMFKRFYEKGLIYKKKSFVNWCPDCNTVLANEQVEDGKCWRHSKTTVIQKELEQWFFKITDYAEELLDGHKELKGGWPDKVLAMQKNWIGKSFGTEIVFKVAETGEDLPMFTTRIDTIYGVSYCVVAPEHPIVSEILKVNPGIKKEVEEMENTDLIERSAEGREKRGVFTGWHVINPITGKKVELWVADYVLMNYGTGAVMAVPCHDERDFAFAKKYNLPKNVVINPVDKETGKAIELDPATMTEAFTEEGVMTNSGEFDGMNSKEAQTKIAEYVENKGCGKRTVKYRLKDWGISRQRYWGTPIPVLYCEKCGTVLEKDENLPVLLPEDVSFNGKGNPLETSESFKHAVCPICGGPARRDTDTMDTFVDSSWYFLRYCDPHNDKEPFSKEIVDKWMGVDQYIGGVEHAVMHLLYARFFEKILRDLGLVSANEPFKKLLTQGMVLSQSYYSEKERRFIFPQDVDVKGDKAYLKSTGEELVTKMEKMSKSKNNGVDPEEMVLKYGADTTRLFIMFAAPPEKELEWSENGLAGAYRFLTKIWRLVMENKDNLDPAPVDMSKINKEDKALLIKMNQTIKRVTDSIENDYHFNTAIAATMELINDTLDYKNNIMDAGKGTSESKKIFDDVIQKILVMLSPFIPHICDELWSEIGREGYLFNTEWPSYDPKLLKTSEVVMAVQVNGKVRGTIEVERGSAKEDVEKEALALENVQKHMEGKKLVKLIVVPDKIVNIVVK
- a CDS encoding sigma-70 family RNA polymerase sigma factor, which gives rise to MSENIITDEVVAKAQNGNSEAINLILREYKKLIFLNVKNYFLIGAEQDDLLQEGTIGLLKAIQAYTRGKASFKTFATLCIRRQILTAVRSSNAQKNSALNAASGNNLENENGYETYPKNLYSTIKYNPEEIFLSKEKITDFQKFVESNFSPFEKVVFGYMIKGFSYKEIAEELNKSPKTIDNSFQRIKRKSELWLSTY